GAGAAGGGGCTGTTGCCGGGCTGGCAGATCTTGCCCGTCAGCAGGTGCAGGTTGTAGATGGCGTTGTTCAGCCACGTGCCCACCGTGCGCTGGTTGATGCCCATGCACCACAGCGTCATGGTCTTGCGGCCCCGGGCGCCGATCTCCCGGGCAGCCGCCCGGATGTCGTCAGGCGAGAGGCCGGTGATGGGGGCGACCTTCTCCGGGGTGTAGTCCTGCAGGAATGCGACATACTGTTCGAAGGTGATGGCGCCGTTACCATCCTGGAACGTGGTGTGACGCTCGATGAAGTCCGGGTCGTGGAGGCCTTCCTCGATGATCACCTGGGCGAAGGCGTTCAGCAGGGCGAGGTCGGTGCCGGGCCGGAAGGGCAGGAAGATGTCGGCGATGTCGGCCACCCGGTGCCTGCGCGGATCGGCCAGGATGACCTTGACGTCCTTCCCCGTCTGCTTGCGGGTGGTGATGCGGGAGTAGATGATGGGATGGGCCTCCGCGGTGTTGGAGCCGATGATGAAGAAGGTGTCGGCATGCTCGATGTCGTCCAGGTTGCCCATGGGCTCGTCCTTGCCGAACGTGGAGAGGAAGCCGGCCACGGCGGAGGCCATGCACGTGCGCGGGTTGCCCTCGACGTTGTTGGTGCCGATGCAGCCCTTGAAGAGCTTGTTGGCGATGTAGGTCTCCTCGGCGAGGTTCTGGCCGGATCCGTAGAAGCCGACCGAATCGGGGCCGTGCTGGTCGATGGCCTCGCGGAACCTGGCGGCCACCAGGTCGAGCGCCTCGTCCCAGGAGGCTTCGGTGAGCTGGCCGTTCTTCCGGATGAGTGGCTTCAGGATCCGCCCTTCCTCGGTGTTCATGATCCGGTCCAGATAATAGCCCTTGACGCACAGAAGTCCCTTGTTGACCGGGTTCTCCGTGTCGCCCTTCACCGCGACCACCCGGTTGTCCTTCGCAGCCACCATCACGCCGCAACCGACGCCGCAGTAGCGGCAGACAGTCTTGTACCACGTGGCGCCTTCCGTCTCGGGGTTCTGCTTGGGCGCGACGGGCTGCGGCGAGCATCCGGCCGCGACCATGGCGGTGGCGAGGGCCGACGCCTTCACGAACGAACGGCGGGTGAACTTCATGTCCGATCCTCCTCAACGGATTGAATGTACGCCGGCAGGACCGAGTAGACGCCGGGAATGGCCCTCAGGTGGTCAAGTGTCCTGACCGACGCTTCCGTGCCGGGGGATTCCAGGACGCCGACCAGGTAGCCCGGGCGGCCTCCCGGGGTGATGTCGGACAACCCCGGCACGCCGGCCAGCCGCGCCGCGACCGCCTCCACCCGGGCGGGGTCGCACTGGAACACCAGTCCGCTGATCACCATTTCCGGTCCTCCCTGACGCCGTGTGGATCGTCGAAGTGGCAGTTCAGGCAGCCGCGGTTCTCCGGCACGCGGACGTGGTCGGTCTGCACGTGGCAGGCGATGCAGTTGTCCAGCAGGATCTGCTCGCTCTCCGGGGACAGTTGGATGTCCTCGTAGCCCGTGATGGTCGCCCACACGTGCTTGAACCCCGCCTCGTACTTGGCCGGGATCGAGGCGAGCCCCTGGGGCAGGTGGCACTGGGTGCAGGCGACCGCCGCGTGGTCGGACTGGGCGTGGGTTGTGCGGAACTCTTGCATGGAGTGGCACGTGGCGCAGGTCGCCGGCTCCGCGCCGGTGGCGGTGATGACCGACGGCCCGCCGATGAGCAGGACAAGGGCCGCGGCCGCGACGGCGACGAGGATCCACCCGCGCTTGGTCACACAAATCCCTCCCGTGGATTCATCTGCCCTTCAGGGTAGTAGTAAAGGATTTCGGAGGGATTACACGGAGATTGGGATACCCTTGGGCGGGGACAAGGAAAGTATCAGAAAAGGGGGGGTGTAAAGGTCTACATCCCCCGGCAGAGTGGGCCTTTGTATCTACGAAGTCGTGTTGGCATCTCCTCGGCGCGTCGGGGAAGGGATCCGGCGGAGAAACAGCGAATGTAGACTTTTGAGCTATCGACAGGGGCTCGACCGGCGCCTGATCCGTCCCCGGACTTAGGGCGCCGCTCATATATTGTGACACGTCAAGGAGAGTGGGGCCGGTCAGGCGCGCGGCGCGCCCGTGACCACCTGGCCCCGGAGGTCGTGGAGGTCTAGATGCGGTTGCTCTCGTACCTGCACAGCCGGACCAGCCTGTTCACCAAGGTCCTGGTGGCCAACGCGGCCATCGCCGTCATCGGCGCCACATGCGCGGTGCTCATCGCGACCCACTTCTGGAACAGCCAGGAGCACGCGCCCATATGGGAGTTCGGCCTCATCGCCGTCGGCCTCGTGGTGTCGCTGGGCGTCAACTACGCCCTGCTGCGGGTCGCCTTCCGGCCGCTGTTCACCCTGCATGCGACGCTGGACAGGGTCAGGCGGGGCGACTTCTCCGCCCGGGTGCCGATGGTGCCCGGCGATCCGGACATCGCCCGGGTGAGCGAGATGGCCAACCTGATGCTCGACCGGCTGGCGGAGCACCGCCAGGCCGTGGCGGCCCAGATCCTCCGGGCGCAGGAGGAGGAGCGGAAGCGCATCGCCCGGGAGCTGCACGACGAGACGGCCCAGTCGCTCACGTCGATCGTCGTCAACCTGGAGGCGATCGAGCGGCAGGCCGTGGGCAGCGGCGTCGACGAAGCCCTGTGCGAGCGGCTCCACCTGACCAAGGAGGTCGCACAGCGGACGCTGGACGAGACGCGGCGGCTCATGATGGACCTGCGCCCGTCGGTGCTGGATGACCTGGGCCTGGTTCCCGCCCTCCGCTGGTTCATCAACCACCGGGTGCTGCCGGCCGGCCTGGAGGCCGACTTCCAGGTGAGCGGGCTCACCGAACGGCTGCCCGAGGAGCTGGAGACCGCGCTGTTCCGCATCATGCAGGAAGCGATCACCAATGTGGTGAAACATGCGAAGGCGAAGACCGTGCTGGTGCGGCTCCACCGGGAGCACGGCGAGATCACGGGACTTGTGGTCGACGACGGACAGGGATTCCACGTGGTGCATACGGTGGGACAACCGGTGCGGGACCGGGGGCTCGGACTCTTCGGCATGCAGGAGCGGGCCGCCCTGGTGGGCGGCAAGGTGGTCGTGGAGTCTGCACCGGGCCGGGGGACTACGGTGCGGGTGACGGTTCCGGATCGCAGAGGGGGGGACGTGCGATGAGTCCGATTCGTGTGCTGCTGGTAGACGATCACGCCATCCTGCGGGAAGGCATCCGATACCTGCTCTCCGCCAGCGGGGAGGTGGAGGTGATCGGCGAGGCCCAGGACGGCGTCGAGGCGCTGGAGATGGTGGAGAAGCTCCGGCCCGACGCGGTGCTGATGGACATCGCCATGCCGCGCATGAACGGCATCGAGGCGACCAAGGAGCTGAAGAAGCGTCACCCCGACCTGCCGGTGCTGATCCTGTCGATGTACGACAGCGAGGAGTACGTTCTGCCCATCCTGCGGGCCGGCGCCGCCGGGTACGTGCTGAAGCGGGCCGCCGCGCAGGAGCTGGTCTCGGCCCTGAAGGCGGTGACGTCGGGCCAGGTCATCCTACACCCGGACGTGGCCCGGACCGTGATGGACAACCTGCAGGCGCAGGAGAGTCCACAGGGGCCGCCCGTAGCGCCGAGGGGCGCCTCCGAGGCCCAGGCGCAGCTGGCCCAGCTGACCGAGCGGGAGCGGGAGGTCCTCACGCTCATCGCCCACGGCCTGACCAACCAGCAGATCGCCGAGAGGCTGTTCATCTCCATCAAGACCGTGCAGGCGCACCGGGCGAACCTCATGGAAAAGCTCGACCTGCATGACGCGGTCGAGCTCACCAAGTTCGCCATCAAGAGCGGCCTGCTGCCGCTTGACGAGATCTGACCCGTCCAGGGTCAGAAAGGCGCAAGTGGCAGCAGGCCACTTGCGCCTGAAGGAGCCTTCCTGCGCGTCGGGCCGGGCGCCTCAGCGGGTCAGGCTCGGCGCGGCGCCGTGGACGGCGAGCGTGCGCCGGGGCCGGACGTCGTAGACCAGCCCCTCGTACAGCACCGTCAGGTTGCCCAGGGACACGGCGCGCAGGCCCGGCAGGTACTCCAGGTCGTCCACGTCAAACCCCGGTTCCACGTGAATGGAGATGGTGCGGCCGTTCAACAGCTTGAGCTGCAGCTCGTTGAACACGTCTCCGCCTCCTCCCATGCAGTGCAGGGTGTGCGAGGACACGGTTCTGCGCCATCGGTTCCCAAAGCCGCGGCCGGCCAGGGTGACATGAACGTCCGCGCATAGTATGCCCGTTTTGCCCGTGCCGCCCGCGTGTAGCGCACTTACAGTATGGGTAAGACTAGGCTATAATAGTCATTGAAGTAGCCAAAATGGCTTGTACGTAACTTTCCGACTAGGGCGAGGGATCGGTTGTCCGGCATCCCCTGTCATGATAAAGTCTAGATGGAGAGGAGGGCACCCGAACGATGAAAGTCTTGATCGTAGATGATCACCTCATGCTTCGGAAGGGTGTACTGAGTGTCCTTTCGAATACCGATCTTGAGGTCATCGGCGAGGCATCGAACGGTCAGGAAGCACTGGAGCTGGTTCCCAAGCTGAAGCCAGACCTGGTGCTCATGGACATCAACATGCCGGTGCTCGACGGCGTCGAGGCGACCCGGAAGCTGAAGCAGATGTACCCGGACCTCAAGGTCGTTATCCTCACGGTCTCGGAGATCGACAAGGATCTCTTCGAGGCGATCAAGGCCGGCGCGGACGGCTACCTGCTGAAGAACCTGGGGCCTGAGGAACTGGTCTCCTCTCTGCGTGCGGCGATCTCCGGCGAGGCGCCCATCTCGTCGGTCATGGCGGCCAAGATGCTGAAGGAGTTCCGCCAGCCGCGCGCCAACACCACGGGCAAGCAGCCCGGTCA
The nucleotide sequence above comes from Symbiobacterium thermophilum IAM 14863. Encoded proteins:
- a CDS encoding chaperone NapD, with translation MVISGLVFQCDPARVEAVAARLAGVPGLSDITPGGRPGYLVGVLESPGTEASVRTLDHLRAIPGVYSVLPAYIQSVEEDRT
- a CDS encoding response regulator produces the protein MSPIRVLLVDDHAILREGIRYLLSASGEVEVIGEAQDGVEALEMVEKLRPDAVLMDIAMPRMNGIEATKELKKRHPDLPVLILSMYDSEEYVLPILRAGAAGYVLKRAAAQELVSALKAVTSGQVILHPDVARTVMDNLQAQESPQGPPVAPRGASEAQAQLAQLTEREREVLTLIAHGLTNQQIAERLFISIKTVQAHRANLMEKLDLHDAVELTKFAIKSGLLPLDEI
- a CDS encoding NapC/NirT family cytochrome c; the protein is MTKRGWILVAVAAAALVLLIGGPSVITATGAEPATCATCHSMQEFRTTHAQSDHAAVACTQCHLPQGLASIPAKYEAGFKHVWATITGYEDIQLSPESEQILLDNCIACHVQTDHVRVPENRGCLNCHFDDPHGVREDRKW
- a CDS encoding response regulator, producing MKVLIVDDHLMLRKGVLSVLSNTDLEVIGEASNGQEALELVPKLKPDLVLMDINMPVLDGVEATRKLKQMYPDLKVVILTVSEIDKDLFEAIKAGADGYLLKNLGPEELVSSLRAAISGEAPISSVMAAKMLKEFRQPRANTTGKQPGQQLSPREIEVLRLASTGLTYKEIAAKLYVAESTVKNHMRHILEKLHLRNRSEAVGYAIRTGLAGEPPSNR
- a CDS encoding sensor histidine kinase encodes the protein MRLLSYLHSRTSLFTKVLVANAAIAVIGATCAVLIATHFWNSQEHAPIWEFGLIAVGLVVSLGVNYALLRVAFRPLFTLHATLDRVRRGDFSARVPMVPGDPDIARVSEMANLMLDRLAEHRQAVAAQILRAQEEERKRIARELHDETAQSLTSIVVNLEAIERQAVGSGVDEALCERLHLTKEVAQRTLDETRRLMMDLRPSVLDDLGLVPALRWFINHRVLPAGLEADFQVSGLTERLPEELETALFRIMQEAITNVVKHAKAKTVLVRLHREHGEITGLVVDDGQGFHVVHTVGQPVRDRGLGLFGMQERAALVGGKVVVESAPGRGTTVRVTVPDRRGGDVR